One genomic region from Bacteroidota bacterium encodes:
- the coaBC gene encoding bifunctional phosphopantothenoylcysteine decarboxylase/phosphopantothenate--cysteine ligase CoaBC, with protein MSLQGKKILLGVSGGIAAYKSALLTRLLVKEGAEVKVMMTPGAKAFIGALTFSTLSKNPVAVDFYNESDGTWNNHVAAGMWGDLILIAPATANTISKMAVGMSDNFLITTYLSAKCPVAIAPAMDLDMWLHSTTQKNIQTLKSNGVLMLDPESGELASGLNGTGRMAEPEHILSWLQKYFDTAPKRLAGKKVLITAGPTYEAIDPVRFIGNHSSGKMGFALATAFEREGAAVTVVHGPVEAALIPDSISTIAVTGAEEMLNACLPQFETTDIFVAAAAVADFTPVAPSDKKIKKSEQPDALLELQLKRTPDILKTLSAGKTKQVVIGFALETDNEAANAAKKLQQKGLDMIVLNSMNDSGAGFKHDTNKITILDKFGNQTNFELKSKQAVANDIVNYIINNLHA; from the coding sequence ATGTCCTTACAGGGCAAAAAAATTCTGCTTGGCGTAAGTGGCGGAATTGCTGCTTATAAAAGTGCATTGCTTACCCGTTTATTAGTTAAGGAAGGCGCTGAAGTAAAAGTTATGATGACCCCGGGGGCGAAAGCCTTTATCGGGGCATTAACTTTTTCTACCCTGTCCAAAAACCCCGTTGCGGTCGATTTTTACAACGAATCTGATGGCACCTGGAACAACCATGTGGCCGCCGGCATGTGGGGCGATTTGATTTTGATTGCTCCGGCTACTGCAAATACCATCTCCAAAATGGCAGTAGGTATGAGCGATAACTTCCTGATAACCACTTACTTATCTGCAAAATGTCCGGTTGCTATTGCACCTGCTATGGATTTAGATATGTGGTTACATTCAACTACACAGAAGAATATCCAAACCCTTAAGAGTAATGGTGTGCTGATGCTTGATCCGGAATCGGGCGAGCTGGCCAGCGGCTTAAACGGCACCGGCAGAATGGCTGAACCGGAGCATATTTTAAGCTGGCTGCAAAAATACTTTGATACCGCTCCCAAACGTTTAGCAGGAAAAAAAGTGCTGATTACTGCAGGACCAACATACGAAGCAATAGACCCTGTGCGGTTCATAGGGAACCATTCGAGCGGGAAAATGGGCTTTGCCCTGGCAACAGCATTTGAACGCGAAGGCGCCGCCGTAACCGTGGTGCACGGACCAGTGGAAGCAGCGCTTATCCCCGACTCCATTTCAACCATCGCCGTAACCGGTGCTGAGGAAATGTTGAATGCTTGTCTGCCCCAATTTGAAACCACCGACATATTCGTAGCCGCAGCAGCAGTCGCCGACTTTACACCTGTAGCGCCATCCGACAAAAAGATTAAAAAAAGTGAGCAGCCGGATGCTTTGCTGGAGCTACAGTTAAAACGAACACCCGACATTCTTAAAACCCTGAGCGCAGGCAAGACGAAACAGGTTGTGATAGGATTTGCTCTCGAAACCGATAATGAAGCGGCTAATGCGGCAAAGAAATTGCAACAGAAGGGTTTAGATATGATTGTATTGAACTCGATGAACGACAGTGGTGCGGGTTTTAAACATGATACGAATAAGATAACAATTTTGGATAAATTTGGCAATCAGACTAACTTTGAATTGAAGAGCAAACAAGCTGTTGCTAACGATATCGTGAACTATATAATAAACAACTTACATGCGTAA
- a CDS encoding DNA-directed RNA polymerase subunit omega produces MSSLKKINTQLSPSIEVQSLKTIENASGNIYKSIFLVGKRAEQITQVVRGELHSKLEEFATHQDNLEEVFENREQIEISRYYEKLPKSTLIALEEFKNGQIYWRDRDVEEPKETK; encoded by the coding sequence ATGAGCTCACTAAAGAAAATTAATACACAGTTATCACCTTCAATTGAAGTGCAGAGCCTGAAAACTATTGAAAACGCTTCCGGTAATATCTATAAATCGATATTCCTGGTTGGTAAACGTGCAGAACAAATTACACAGGTTGTACGTGGTGAATTACATAGTAAACTGGAAGAGTTTGCTACACATCAGGATAATTTGGAAGAGGTTTTCGAAAACCGTGAGCAGATTGAGATTTCACGTTATTACGAAAAATTACCAAAAAGCACCTTAATCGCATTGGAGGAATTCAAAAATGGTCAGATCTACTGGCGCGACCGCGATGTTGAGGAGCCTAAAGAAACAAAATAA
- the bamD gene encoding outer membrane protein assembly factor BamD → MFNNRVIAFAIIILSFGVFTGCQYDKLMKSDDFDAKYVKAKEYYGEGDYAKALPLLDQLLTVKVGTPDEKEIRYYMAQCYYGQGDYFSSASLFKQVFNIFPFSAEAEESLFMSAKSMYDASPRYPLDQTYSYKAIEAFQYFIDVYPKSALVTDANKYMDELRDKLEAKLIASAELYYNTEHYQAAAVTYANVLLDFPDTKDAEDISFKIINSWFSYAGQSIVCRKEERYDLAIKAYNDYIRAYPASSRADQAKSLYDRSIALKDKAINEITTYKINCDELTKEN, encoded by the coding sequence TTTGGAGTTTTCACGGGTTGTCAATACGACAAACTGATGAAAAGTGATGATTTTGACGCTAAATATGTGAAAGCTAAGGAATACTATGGCGAAGGCGACTACGCAAAAGCCCTGCCGTTGTTGGATCAGCTGCTTACCGTGAAAGTGGGCACCCCCGACGAAAAAGAAATTCGATATTACATGGCACAGTGTTATTACGGCCAGGGCGACTATTTTTCATCAGCGAGTTTATTTAAGCAGGTGTTCAATATTTTCCCTTTTTCGGCTGAGGCTGAGGAATCGTTGTTTATGAGTGCGAAGTCGATGTATGATGCCTCACCGCGTTATCCGCTCGACCAAACCTATAGCTATAAGGCCATTGAGGCTTTTCAATATTTTATTGATGTGTATCCGAAAAGTGCCCTGGTAACGGATGCCAACAAGTATATGGATGAGTTACGCGACAAGCTGGAGGCTAAATTAATTGCCAGCGCTGAACTTTATTACAATACAGAACATTATCAGGCTGCAGCGGTTACTTACGCAAACGTGCTGCTCGACTTCCCCGACACGAAAGATGCCGAGGATATCAGCTTTAAAATTATCAACAGCTGGTTCAGTTATGCGGGACAGAGTATCGTTTGCCGTAAAGAAGAACGTTACGACCTTGCGATTAAGGCTTATAACGATTACATCAGGGCCTACCCTGCCAGCAGCAGAGCAGACCAGGCGAAATCGCTGTATGACCGCAGTATCGCGTTAAAAGACAAAGCAATAAACGAAATAACAACATATAAAATCAATTGCGATGAGCTCACTAAAGAAAATTAA
- a CDS encoding DUF4835 family protein, with amino-acid sequence MRNILLLLLINLICAPAFAQDLNCVVTVNAEKVTQTDPKIFKTLETSIFEFMNTRKWTDDVFKPEERIECQILITITEELASDKFRAQASVVSRRPVYGSDYNSTLLNFVDKDFEFNYAEYQPLEFNENQFSSNLTAMLAYYAYIIIGLDYDSFAPKGGDKYFLKAQTIVNQAGNADAKGWKSYDGTRNRYWYITNILDPKFAAIRDASYQYHRQALDQMYNDQTKPITIITKALQTLDNINRTSPNSMVLQLFFSAKSDELLGLYSKATPAEKSKAVSYLTRLDPINADSYQELLTGK; translated from the coding sequence ATGCGTAATATCCTCCTACTCCTTTTAATCAACCTGATTTGCGCTCCTGCTTTTGCCCAGGATTTGAACTGTGTCGTAACCGTAAATGCAGAGAAAGTAACTCAGACGGACCCGAAAATATTCAAAACGCTGGAGACTTCCATCTTCGAATTTATGAATACACGTAAGTGGACCGATGATGTATTTAAGCCTGAGGAACGTATTGAATGTCAGATACTTATAACAATTACCGAAGAGCTTGCCAGCGATAAATTCCGCGCTCAGGCGTCGGTGGTTTCACGCAGACCGGTTTATGGAAGTGATTACAACAGCACCTTGTTAAATTTTGTAGATAAGGATTTTGAATTCAACTATGCAGAATATCAGCCACTGGAATTTAATGAGAATCAGTTTTCGAGCAACCTGACTGCCATGCTGGCTTATTATGCCTATATCATTATTGGTTTAGATTACGATTCGTTTGCACCTAAGGGGGGAGATAAATACTTCTTAAAAGCTCAAACTATAGTTAATCAGGCCGGAAATGCTGATGCAAAAGGCTGGAAGAGTTACGACGGCACCAGAAACCGCTATTGGTATATCACCAACATTCTTGACCCGAAATTTGCCGCGATTAGAGATGCGAGTTATCAATACCATCGTCAGGCCTTGGATCAAATGTATAACGACCAAACCAAGCCGATTACGATTATTACTAAGGCGTTACAAACCCTCGATAATATCAACCGTACATCTCCAAACAGTATGGTTTTACAATTGTTTTTTTCGGCTAAAAGTGATGAATTACTTGGCTTGTATTCCAAAGCCACACCTGCTGAAAAATCGAAGGCTGTCTCCTACCTCACGCGACTTGACCCGATTAATGCGGATAGTTACCAGGAATTGCTGACGGGTAAATAG